A portion of the Cetobacterium somerae ATCC BAA-474 genome contains these proteins:
- the pepT gene encoding peptidase T produces the protein MSFLVEKFLQYVKIDTTSDSKSQSCPSSEIQWNLAKIIVKDLEEIGLVDISLDENGYIMGTLPSNTQKDIPTIGFIAHMDTAPSFNGNDIKPRIIDNYDGNDIILNSDLNISMTVKDFPELKKYVNQKLIVTDGTTLLGADDKAGIVEIMTALKYLKENPTIEHGEIKIGITPDEEIGRGANLFDVEKFGAKFAYTIDGGEVGELEFENFNAASANIVIKGRDIHPGASKNKMINAMLLAMELNDMLPANERPEYTEGYEGFFLLTNFKGTIETTEIDYIIRDHSKEKFLEKKELIENAVKYLQGKYKDAEIILTLKDSYYNMREMIEPVYHIVDLAKNAMIEVGVKPIIKPIRGGTDGARLSFKGLPCPNIFTGGHNFHGKFEFIPIESMEQSVKVILKIVEILSR, from the coding sequence ATGAGTTTTTTAGTAGAGAAGTTTTTACAATATGTTAAAATTGATACGACATCAGATTCAAAAAGTCAATCGTGTCCAAGTAGTGAGATTCAATGGAATTTAGCTAAGATTATAGTTAAAGATTTAGAAGAGATTGGTTTAGTAGATATATCATTAGATGAAAATGGATATATTATGGGGACACTACCATCAAATACACAAAAAGATATTCCAACAATAGGATTTATAGCACATATGGATACAGCACCATCATTTAATGGTAATGATATAAAGCCAAGAATTATAGATAACTATGATGGTAATGATATTATACTAAATAGTGATTTAAATATATCAATGACAGTAAAAGATTTTCCAGAATTAAAAAAATATGTAAATCAAAAATTAATTGTAACAGATGGAACAACGCTTTTAGGAGCAGATGATAAAGCTGGTATAGTTGAAATAATGACAGCATTAAAATATTTAAAAGAGAATCCAACTATTGAGCATGGAGAAATTAAAATAGGAATAACTCCTGATGAAGAGATAGGAAGAGGTGCAAATTTATTTGATGTAGAAAAGTTTGGAGCAAAGTTTGCTTATACAATTGATGGAGGAGAAGTTGGAGAATTAGAGTTTGAAAACTTCAATGCCGCATCAGCAAATATAGTAATCAAAGGAAGAGATATTCATCCAGGAGCTTCAAAAAATAAGATGATAAATGCGATGTTATTAGCAATGGAACTAAATGATATGTTGCCAGCTAATGAAAGACCTGAATATACAGAAGGGTATGAAGGGTTCTTTTTATTAACTAATTTTAAAGGAACAATAGAAACAACAGAGATAGATTATATAATAAGAGATCATTCAAAAGAGAAGTTCTTAGAAAAGAAGGAACTAATTGAAAATGCTGTAAAATATCTTCAAGGAAAATACAAAGATGCAGAGATAATTTTAACATTAAAAGATAGCTATTATAATATGAGAGAGATGATAGAACCAGTTTATCATATCGTAGATTTAGCTAAAAATGCAATGATAGAAGTTGGGGTAAAACCAATAATAAAGCCAATTAGAGGTGGAACTGACGGAGCAAGACTGTCATTTAAAGGGCTACCTTGTCCAAACATATTCACAGGTGGACACAACTTTCATGGTAAATTTGAATTTATTCCAATAGAATCAATGGAACAATCAGTAAAAGTAATATTGAAAATTGTTGAAATTTTATCTAGATAA
- a CDS encoding acylphosphatase, which translates to MKTYHFIIKGEVQGVGYRITAYLNATRLGITGSVKNLSNDNVEVFAQGDEKIIDNFKKYLKIGSSMSRVSEIDEDILDKPEFKDFQVIY; encoded by the coding sequence ATGAAAACATATCATTTTATAATTAAGGGTGAAGTTCAAGGAGTAGGTTATAGAATAACAGCATATTTAAATGCAACAAGACTTGGAATTACTGGCAGTGTAAAAAATTTATCAAATGATAATGTAGAAGTTTTTGCTCAGGGAGATGAAAAAATAATAGATAATTTTAAAAAATATTTAAAGATAGGTTCCTCTATGAGTCGCGTTAGTGAGATAGATGAAGATATATTAGACAAACCAGAATTTAAAGATTTTCAAGTTATATATTAA
- a CDS encoding methyltransferase domain-containing protein: protein MIICPVCNKKMTRIERKYICEGNHNFDISKYGHVNLLLSNQKNSKIPGDNKEMVLSRKNYLEKGYYRGISDGVNKIVENYLDNKKELNILDIGCGEGYYTNRLKEKLDALNINSNIVGIDISKEAVISAAKSYKNMEWIVASASSLPIEDESLDFIICMFAKIIPEENMRTLKKGGKLIVVSTGENHLLQLKEVVYESVRKEFYSPVEDLKIFKHLETINLKYETEILEKESIENLFNMTPYRWRSPQKGVEKLFALDKLKTTVEVNIDIFEKK from the coding sequence ATGATAATTTGTCCAGTTTGTAATAAAAAAATGACAAGAATAGAAAGAAAATATATATGTGAGGGAAATCATAACTTTGATATTTCAAAATATGGTCATGTAAATTTATTATTATCTAATCAGAAAAATAGTAAAATTCCTGGTGACAATAAAGAAATGGTTTTAAGTAGAAAAAATTATTTGGAAAAAGGTTATTACAGAGGAATATCTGATGGTGTTAATAAAATTGTTGAAAATTACTTAGATAATAAAAAAGAATTAAATATACTAGATATAGGTTGTGGAGAGGGATATTATACAAATAGATTAAAAGAAAAGTTAGATGCGCTAAACATAAATAGTAATATTGTAGGAATAGATATTTCAAAAGAGGCTGTTATTTCAGCAGCAAAGTCATATAAAAATATGGAATGGATTGTAGCAAGCGCAAGTTCTTTACCAATAGAGGATGAATCATTAGATTTTATAATCTGTATGTTTGCTAAAATAATACCAGAAGAAAATATGAGAACTTTAAAAAAAGGTGGAAAATTAATAGTTGTTTCAACTGGTGAAAATCATCTATTACAATTAAAAGAGGTAGTTTACGAATCTGTAAGAAAAGAGTTCTACTCTCCTGTAGAGGATTTAAAAATATTTAAGCATTTAGAAACTATAAATTTAAAGTATGAAACGGAGATTTTAGAAAAAGAAAGTATAGAAAATCTATTTAATATGACTCCTTATAGATGGAGAAGTCCACAAAAGGGTGTTGAAAAATTATTTGCATTAGATAAATTAAAAACTACAGTTGAAGTAAATATAGATATTTTTGAAAAAAAATAA
- a CDS encoding MFS transporter, whose product MKQIDRIILINVITTAIVSGVFNVFTGIHVKNLGFGEGIVGQVLSIGSVSIALGSMLNAYLSSKLGFKKTISLGLILMSIGILGVSFLTNPFLIKLFSGIMGIGYGFPFSSIGVLLIENSSEKERVRVFSKNFVSQSLGTVCASYGAGRLIKTFGKIFAVEKSIPLVYLFCAFLILFSFYPLNGLKDREIIKNKKSKDFFKGFKEVMSGQALKFVIYNTIIGFGAGLVIPFFSVYLKFSLNIDNEKVGIIMGLSQLGLVIGGLLVPYISKVLGRENTVVICQLLSIPFLISIAFPQGIFILGVSFLLRSTLMNLNQPLIQNISLETVDYENRALMSSVVSMSSNVTRAISMIIAGYLMENISYNFPYYLTVVLYLVGTAVFYKNFKVEKPLRGGADE is encoded by the coding sequence TTGAAACAAATAGATAGAATTATTTTGATAAATGTAATAACAACAGCTATAGTTTCAGGTGTATTCAATGTTTTTACAGGAATACATGTTAAAAATTTAGGTTTTGGTGAAGGGATAGTAGGGCAAGTACTCTCAATTGGGAGTGTATCAATTGCATTAGGATCAATGTTAAATGCCTATTTAAGTTCAAAACTTGGTTTTAAAAAAACAATTTCATTGGGACTAATTTTAATGAGTATTGGAATTTTAGGAGTAAGTTTTTTAACAAATCCATTTTTAATCAAATTATTTTCTGGAATAATGGGGATAGGATATGGATTTCCATTTTCTTCAATAGGAGTACTTTTAATTGAAAATTCATCGGAAAAAGAGAGAGTGAGGGTTTTTAGTAAGAATTTTGTGAGTCAGAGTTTAGGGACTGTTTGTGCTAGTTATGGTGCTGGAAGATTGATTAAAACTTTTGGAAAAATTTTTGCAGTAGAAAAATCAATTCCATTGGTTTATTTATTTTGTGCTTTTTTAATTTTATTTAGTTTTTATCCTTTAAATGGATTGAAAGATAGAGAGATAATAAAAAATAAGAAAAGCAAAGATTTTTTCAAAGGCTTTAAAGAGGTTATGAGTGGCCAAGCTTTAAAATTTGTTATTTATAATACAATTATAGGTTTTGGAGCAGGATTGGTAATTCCATTTTTTAGTGTATATTTGAAATTTTCTTTAAATATAGATAATGAAAAAGTGGGGATTATTATGGGGTTATCTCAATTGGGATTAGTTATAGGAGGTTTATTAGTTCCATATATTTCTAAAGTATTAGGAAGAGAGAATACCGTTGTAATATGTCAGCTGTTATCAATTCCATTTTTAATCTCAATTGCATTTCCTCAAGGTATATTTATATTAGGAGTTTCATTTTTATTGAGGTCAACTTTGATGAATTTAAATCAGCCACTTATTCAAAATATATCTTTGGAGACCGTAGATTATGAAAATAGAGCGTTGATGAGTAGTGTAGTATCTATGTCATCTAATGTAACAAGAGCGATAAGTATGATTATAGCAGGATATTTAATGGAAAATATATCATATAATTTTCCATACTATCTAACAGTAGTTTTATATTTAGTTGGAACTGCTGTTTTTTATAAAAATTTTAAAGTAGAAAAACCATTAAGAGGAGGAGCAGATGAATAA
- a CDS encoding DNA polymerase III subunit alpha — translation MNKNFVHLHLHTEYSLLDGVGRIEEYLERAKSLNMKAIAITDHGNMYGAIEFYKCAMKKGIKPIIGIEAYVSEFEMEKKEGRNFHLILLAKNLTGYKNLLKISSVGFLKGFYYRPRVDKEFLKKHSEGIIALSACMQGEVSRAILENEKEKIIDEKITSYIEIFGKENFYLEVQGNGVEGQRELNKELQRYSKKHELKCVATNDTHYVYEGDHVLQDLVICIQTGAKVSDTNRMKIETKELFLKSRMEIINSLGEEFIDAIDITEEIAEKCNLNLEFGELKFPKYEIPNCVKTPGEFLRKIVYKGLSQRYPSGLSEELLKRVEYELDVILKMGYEEYFIVVWDFISYAKGKNIPIGPGRGSAAGSLVAYALKITDLDPIKYNLIFERFLNPERISMPDIDIDICQERREEVIEYVTQKYGEDKVAQIITFGRMKARAALRDVGRVLDVNLAKVDKIAKLIPAFSTLEEALKANSELRELYTEDNEIRNLVNLSQRLENKVRHASIHAAGVVITKDPLMEVVPLYSDNKDHKISTQYQMKELEELGLLKMDFLGLRNLTNIQRTIEYIKESKGKDIKLEEISLNEAPVYEMLSSGDSLGVFQLESIGIRKILVQLKPNRFEDVIALLALYRPGPLGSGMVESFINCKNGLEEIKYPHPTLEKVLKETYGVILYQEQVMKIANIMASYSLGEADLLRRAMGKKQASIMDENREKFVKRSINNGYSKEKAEEIFDLIDKFAGYGFNKSHSAAYALIAYWTAYFKHFYPEEYYASIMTSEKSNVENVAFYIEDAKAHKLELKLSDVNNPVSKFTVEDGGIRFSLAAIKNVGESLAQKIQAEFEKNGNYLRYEDFIYRLRGQGLNKKNIEALVYSGALDSLPGNRKQKIESIEKVIDYANKKIKEDDIQQMNLFGGAKSEMVNFVLPDVTDFTPDEKLEKEKEFLGFYYSAHPLDKYDWLIKTYKMNKISEIKLENSLHIIKTYGILRDVKKILTKKTKEPMCTFVIEDYYDQISGIIFPREYKDYLNIELEGKAVVIDGSIQVDYFNGNENKKLVVKNMKALNSIEFNKKNRIYILINEKSKDKYNRLKEILLDSKGEVPLSFAIDINGNKEIKNSKLTIEITPRLIRKIEELLGEKSVVIR, via the coding sequence ATGAATAAAAACTTTGTTCATTTACATTTACACACAGAGTACAGTCTCCTAGATGGGGTTGGAAGAATAGAGGAGTATTTAGAAAGAGCTAAAAGTTTAAATATGAAAGCAATAGCTATTACAGATCATGGGAATATGTATGGAGCTATAGAGTTTTATAAATGTGCTATGAAGAAAGGTATCAAACCGATTATTGGTATTGAAGCATATGTATCAGAGTTTGAAATGGAAAAAAAAGAGGGAAGAAATTTTCACTTGATACTTTTAGCTAAAAATCTAACTGGTTATAAAAATCTTTTGAAAATATCTTCAGTAGGATTTTTAAAGGGATTTTATTATAGACCTCGTGTGGATAAAGAGTTTTTAAAGAAGCATAGTGAAGGTATCATAGCTTTATCAGCATGTATGCAGGGAGAAGTCTCAAGAGCAATTCTTGAAAATGAAAAAGAGAAAATAATAGATGAAAAAATAACGAGTTATATAGAAATTTTTGGTAAAGAAAATTTTTATTTAGAGGTTCAAGGTAATGGAGTTGAAGGTCAAAGAGAATTGAATAAAGAGTTACAAAGATATTCTAAAAAACATGAATTAAAATGTGTAGCAACAAATGATACGCATTATGTTTATGAAGGAGATCATGTACTACAAGACTTAGTTATTTGTATTCAAACTGGAGCTAAGGTTTCAGATACAAATAGAATGAAAATAGAAACTAAAGAGTTATTTTTAAAAAGTAGAATGGAAATTATAAATTCTTTAGGTGAAGAATTTATTGACGCTATTGATATAACTGAAGAGATAGCAGAGAAATGCAATTTAAATTTAGAGTTTGGAGAGTTAAAGTTTCCAAAATATGAAATCCCAAATTGTGTAAAAACACCAGGAGAGTTTTTAAGAAAAATTGTATATAAAGGATTATCTCAGAGATATCCAAGTGGTTTAAGTGAGGAACTTTTAAAAAGAGTAGAGTATGAATTAGATGTTATTTTGAAAATGGGTTATGAGGAATACTTTATAGTTGTATGGGATTTTATCTCTTATGCAAAAGGAAAAAATATACCAATTGGACCTGGAAGAGGATCTGCGGCAGGAAGTCTAGTTGCTTATGCTTTAAAAATAACAGATTTAGATCCAATAAAATACAATTTAATTTTTGAAAGATTTTTAAATCCTGAGAGAATATCAATGCCAGATATAGATATAGATATTTGTCAGGAGAGAAGAGAAGAAGTAATTGAATATGTAACTCAAAAATATGGTGAGGATAAAGTAGCGCAAATAATAACTTTTGGTAGAATGAAAGCTAGAGCGGCTCTAAGAGATGTTGGAAGAGTATTAGATGTGAACTTAGCTAAAGTTGATAAAATAGCAAAACTAATACCTGCATTTTCAACATTAGAGGAAGCTTTGAAAGCAAATTCTGAACTTAGAGAGTTATATACAGAGGATAATGAAATTAGAAACCTAGTGAATCTATCGCAAAGATTAGAGAATAAGGTTAGACATGCTTCTATACATGCCGCTGGAGTTGTAATAACTAAAGATCCATTAATGGAAGTAGTTCCTTTATATAGTGACAATAAGGATCATAAAATTTCGACGCAGTATCAAATGAAAGAACTAGAAGAGTTAGGTTTACTTAAAATGGATTTTCTAGGACTTAGAAACTTGACTAATATTCAGAGAACTATTGAGTATATTAAGGAAAGTAAAGGAAAAGATATAAAGTTAGAAGAGATTTCATTAAATGAAGCTCCAGTATATGAAATGCTTTCGTCAGGAGATAGTTTAGGAGTGTTTCAACTAGAATCAATAGGTATAAGAAAAATATTGGTTCAATTAAAACCTAATAGGTTTGAAGATGTAATAGCACTATTGGCTCTTTATCGTCCTGGACCATTAGGATCTGGAATGGTTGAGAGTTTTATAAATTGCAAAAATGGATTGGAAGAGATAAAATATCCCCATCCAACTTTAGAAAAAGTTTTAAAAGAGACATATGGTGTTATCTTATATCAAGAACAGGTAATGAAAATAGCTAATATAATGGCTAGTTATTCTTTAGGAGAAGCTGATCTTTTAAGAAGAGCAATGGGAAAAAAACAAGCTTCTATAATGGATGAAAATAGAGAAAAGTTTGTTAAAAGATCTATAAATAATGGATATTCTAAAGAAAAAGCAGAAGAGATATTTGACTTAATAGATAAGTTTGCAGGATATGGATTTAATAAATCCCATTCAGCAGCTTATGCCTTAATAGCTTATTGGACAGCATATTTTAAACATTTTTATCCTGAGGAGTATTATGCTTCAATAATGACATCTGAAAAAAGTAATGTAGAGAATGTTGCATTTTATATAGAGGATGCAAAAGCACATAAATTAGAGCTAAAGTTATCAGATGTTAACAATCCAGTATCTAAATTTACTGTAGAAGATGGTGGAATTAGATTCTCTCTAGCAGCTATAAAGAATGTTGGAGAAAGTTTAGCTCAAAAAATTCAAGCTGAATTTGAAAAAAATGGAAATTATTTAAGATATGAAGATTTTATTTATAGATTGAGAGGACAGGGGCTTAATAAAAAAAATATAGAAGCACTGGTTTATTCTGGAGCTTTAGATTCCCTTCCTGGAAATCGTAAGCAAAAAATAGAATCAATTGAGAAAGTTATCGACTATGCTAATAAAAAAATAAAAGAAGATGATATTCAACAGATGAATCTTTTTGGAGGAGCGAAATCAGAGATGGTAAATTTTGTTTTACCTGATGTAACAGACTTTACTCCAGATGAAAAATTAGAAAAAGAAAAAGAATTTTTAGGTTTTTATTATAGTGCACATCCTTTGGATAAGTATGATTGGCTAATAAAAACGTATAAAATGAACAAAATTTCAGAAATAAAATTAGAAAATTCCCTGCATATAATTAAAACTTATGGTATACTAAGGGATGTGAAAAAAATATTAACAAAAAAAACAAAAGAACCTATGTGTACATTTGTTATTGAAGATTATTATGATCAAATTTCTGGAATTATTTTTCCAAGAGAATATAAAGATTATTTAAATATAGAACTTGAAGGTAAAGCTGTAGTAATAGATGGAAGTATTCAAGTTGATTATTTTAATGGAAACGAAAATAAAAAATTAGTTGTGAAAAATATGAAAGCTTTAAATTCAATAGAGTTTAATAAAAAAAATAGAATATATATACTAATTAATGAGAAATCTAAAGACAAGTACAATAGATTAAAAGAGATACTTTTAGATAGTAAAGGAGAAGTTCCTTTAAGTTTTGCTATAGATATTAATGGGAATAAAGAGATAAAAAACTCAAAACTGACGATTGAAATAACTCCTAGATTAATAAGAAAAATAGAGGAGTTATTAGGAGAAAAAAGTGTAGTTATAAGATAA
- a CDS encoding acetyl-CoA carboxylase biotin carboxyl carrier protein, with translation MKKEEFQIEDLINVLSECGLTEISYEENENLKIKIKKSPQPKVVMPKETPQPAKETGKKEENIKTVVSTGIGKYFYKDAVKIGDKIKVGQDLGYIYVMGLKTPLKSTVGGEVMEITVEDGGVVDYGKVLLKVKATAR, from the coding sequence ATGAAAAAAGAAGAGTTTCAAATTGAAGATTTAATTAATGTTTTAAGTGAATGTGGATTAACTGAAATTAGTTATGAGGAAAATGAAAATTTAAAAATAAAAATAAAAAAATCTCCACAGCCAAAAGTTGTAATGCCTAAAGAAACTCCACAACCTGCAAAAGAGACAGGTAAAAAAGAGGAGAATATAAAAACTGTAGTCTCTACAGGAATAGGAAAATATTTCTATAAAGATGCAGTTAAAATAGGTGATAAAATTAAAGTAGGACAAGATCTTGGTTATATTTATGTAATGGGATTAAAAACACCGTTAAAGTCTACAGTAGGAGGAGAAGTAATGGAGATAACTGTAGAAGATGGAGGCGTAGTTGACTACGGTAAAGTGTTATTAAAAGTAAAGGCCACAGCAAGATAA
- the accC gene encoding acetyl-CoA carboxylase biotin carboxylase subunit has product MFKKILIANRGEIAVRIIRAARELGIKTVAVYSEADKDSLHVRLADEAVCIGGPLSTESYLKIPNILAAAEITGANAIHPGYGFLSENARFARICQTHNITFIGPSPEAIESMGDKATARKTAIENDVPLTNGTGIIRSIEEARKEVEERIGYPVMIKATAGGGGKGMRLARTPEELESKIIAAQTEAESAFGNPDVYIEKFVENPRHVEIQIMGDKHGNVIHLGERDCSIQRRHQKLIEEAPSYKLPSKVRKAMGEAAVKLAKSINYDSAGTLEFLVDKDDNFYFMEMNTRVQVEHTVTEMVTGIDIIKLQIKVAEGERINISQEDVVLFGHAIECRINAEDTTAGFLPSPGKLETYIVPGGPGVRVDSHSYQGYEISPYYDSMIGKLIVHGITREEAIEKMKRALNEFIIEGIDTTIPFHLEVLDNKVYRAGKVTTKFIEENFEKN; this is encoded by the coding sequence ATGTTTAAAAAGATATTGATTGCTAATAGAGGTGAAATCGCTGTTAGAATAATAAGAGCAGCAAGAGAGTTAGGAATAAAAACAGTTGCTGTTTATTCAGAAGCAGATAAAGATAGTTTACACGTTAGATTAGCAGATGAAGCAGTTTGTATAGGGGGACCTTTAAGTACAGAGTCATATTTAAAAATACCTAATATATTAGCGGCAGCAGAGATAACAGGAGCAAATGCAATACATCCTGGATATGGATTTTTATCTGAAAATGCTAGATTTGCAAGAATATGCCAAACTCATAACATAACATTTATTGGACCAAGTCCAGAAGCTATTGAAAGCATGGGTGATAAAGCTACAGCTAGAAAAACTGCAATAGAAAATGATGTACCATTAACAAATGGAACAGGAATTATAAGAAGTATAGAGGAAGCTAGAAAAGAAGTAGAAGAAAGAATAGGATATCCAGTAATGATAAAAGCTACTGCAGGTGGTGGTGGAAAAGGTATGAGATTAGCTAGAACTCCAGAAGAGTTAGAAAGCAAAATCATCGCTGCTCAAACAGAAGCAGAGTCTGCATTTGGAAATCCAGATGTTTATATAGAGAAGTTTGTTGAAAACCCAAGACACGTTGAAATTCAAATTATGGGAGATAAACATGGAAATGTTATTCACTTGGGAGAAAGAGATTGTTCTATTCAAAGAAGACATCAAAAGTTAATAGAGGAAGCACCATCGTATAAATTACCATCAAAAGTTAGAAAAGCAATGGGTGAGGCTGCTGTAAAATTAGCAAAATCTATTAATTATGATTCAGCAGGAACTTTAGAATTTTTAGTTGATAAAGATGATAACTTCTATTTTATGGAAATGAATACAAGAGTTCAAGTTGAGCATACAGTAACTGAGATGGTAACGGGAATAGATATTATTAAATTACAAATCAAAGTTGCAGAAGGAGAGAGAATAAACATATCTCAAGAAGATGTTGTATTATTTGGACATGCAATTGAATGTAGAATAAATGCTGAAGATACAACAGCAGGATTTTTACCATCACCAGGAAAATTAGAAACTTATATTGTTCCAGGAGGACCTGGAGTTAGAGTAGATTCACACTCATATCAAGGATATGAAATTTCTCCATACTATGATTCTATGATTGGAAAGCTTATTGTCCATGGAATCACTAGAGAAGAAGCCATAGAAAAGATGAAAAGAGCATTAAATGAATTTATTATAGAGGGAATTGATACAACAATTCCATTCCATTTAGAGGTACTAGACAATAAGGTATACAGAGCAGGAAAAGTTACAACGAAGTTTATTGAAGAAAATTTTGAAAAAAATTAA
- a CDS encoding Asp23/Gls24 family envelope stress response protein — MNELGNIKIADDVVKTISAKAAQDVSGVYKLAGGVADEVSKMLGKKRLTNGVKVEVGEKECSVEIYIIVEYGYQISEVAQNVQKNVLTAVSTMTGLKVVEVNVFVQDVKILTDEYEEKHEDIEIV, encoded by the coding sequence ATGAACGAGTTAGGAAATATAAAAATAGCAGATGATGTTGTAAAGACGATATCAGCAAAGGCAGCACAAGATGTTTCTGGAGTTTATAAATTAGCAGGTGGAGTAGCAGATGAAGTTAGTAAAATGCTAGGGAAAAAGAGACTTACAAATGGGGTTAAAGTAGAAGTTGGAGAAAAAGAGTGCAGTGTAGAGATATATATTATAGTTGAGTATGGATATCAAATCTCTGAGGTTGCTCAAAATGTTCAAAAAAATGTTTTAACAGCAGTGAGTACAATGACTGGATTAAAAGTTGTAGAAGTGAATGTATTTGTACAGGATGTAAAAATTTTAACAGATGAGTATGAAGAAAAGCATGAGGATATAGAGATTGTATAA
- the amaP gene encoding alkaline shock response membrane anchor protein AmaP, producing the protein MIKKLIFFFAWIGIFTIAVTGIGYITMPQYFSTIDTSSLIFKVVIFNICLIYMCISILKLLSNFSKEKDYVIKNEHGSVHISTDTVKNLIREILSKDSDIKGLKIECGNRGSKYFVKLNLDMISNNNLSSKTVDIQNLIKTNLEQKLDLKVDYIEVKISRLSPRRDSIE; encoded by the coding sequence TTGATAAAAAAGTTAATATTTTTCTTTGCATGGATAGGAATATTTACTATAGCTGTAACAGGAATAGGGTATATAACAATGCCACAATATTTTTCAACAATAGACACAAGCTCACTTATATTTAAAGTTGTTATTTTTAATATATGCTTAATATATATGTGTATATCAATATTAAAATTATTATCTAATTTTTCCAAAGAAAAAGATTATGTTATAAAAAATGAACATGGATCAGTTCATATTTCAACAGATACAGTAAAAAATTTAATAAGAGAGATTTTGTCAAAAGATAGCGATATAAAAGGTTTAAAAATAGAGTGTGGAAATAGAGGAAGCAAATATTTTGTTAAATTAAATTTAGATATGATATCAAATAATAATCTATCGTCAAAAACAGTAGATATACAAAATTTGATAAAAACTAATTTAGAACAAAAGTTAGATTTAAAAGTTGATTATATAGAGGTAAAAATTTCTAGATTATCACCTAGAAGAGACTCAATTGAATAG
- a CDS encoding DUF2273 domain-containing protein, with the protein MMLEKIIENFILNFKKYLYAILGLVIGVLLVEYGMLKTIFILFLAFIGFKLGDRDFQEKLKKQILNRLKD; encoded by the coding sequence ATGATGTTGGAAAAGATTATTGAAAATTTTATTCTTAATTTTAAGAAATATCTATATGCCATCTTAGGGTTAGTGATAGGAGTTCTTTTAGTTGAGTATGGAATGCTAAAAACTATTTTTATATTATTTTTGGCATTTATTGGATTTAAATTAGGAGATAGAGATTTTCAAGAGAAGTTAAAAAAACAAATATTAAATAGATTAAAGGATTAG
- the nusB gene encoding transcription antitermination factor NusB: protein MSRRVAREELFKIVFESELTEVKIDETLASYMLRDETNLNTNEKEFIEKYSNGMALNDEKITETLKNNITGWSLERIGNVEKALLKIATYEVLFEDVPAEIVVNEVVELAKKYGDEKSHEFINGVLAKVVVEKNR from the coding sequence ATGAGTAGAAGAGTAGCAAGAGAAGAGTTATTTAAAATAGTTTTTGAATCGGAGTTAACTGAAGTAAAGATAGATGAAACTTTAGCAAGTTATATGTTAAGAGATGAAACTAATTTAAATACAAATGAAAAAGAGTTTATTGAAAAATACTCTAATGGAATGGCTTTAAATGATGAGAAAATTACAGAAACATTAAAAAATAATATTACTGGTTGGAGCTTAGAAAGAATTGGAAATGTTGAAAAAGCACTTTTAAAAATAGCGACATATGAGGTTTTATTTGAGGATGTTCCAGCTGAGATAGTTGTTAACGAAGTTGTAGAATTAGCAAAAAAATATGGTGATGAGAAATCACATGAGTTTATCAACGGTGTTTTAGCAAAAGTAGTAGTTGAAAAAAATAGATAA